A DNA window from Porites lutea chromosome 6, jaPorLute2.1, whole genome shotgun sequence contains the following coding sequences:
- the LOC140940320 gene encoding skeletal aspartic acid-rich protein 1-like, whose product MAFSQRFPKILLLLTLALLVVVCIADEINRKPDDDETIRSDDVSARVERRSGKIKVVRLSDDDSDDDDDDDDDDDDDDDDDDDDDDDDDDDDDFSDDNEDLLSFELDGIEEKDADGNDVGRLESHSVDSFDDTFFQLSQVKSDSSFQGLSTVNVNISAYLDDPKANLDVMVYLFREAGKVKFGTEAFNVQAGTVKFNIQISNWNFCKETDCSEGKAGEYLDLKLKIKSKGIPEEVDDEDRKKANKDAICQSNDKSDNDVNDANDDSDDCPTIYDMGGNSEMLLNKGIMNDDEYTAMPTGFPKMEIEDGEMKFKFRIPKFNQNSLIDPIVTPGKSSSSSAVNALWMQISIILLLQVATLYLAYANY is encoded by the exons ATGGCGTTCTCTCAGCGTTTTCCCAAGATCTTGCTACTCTTAACGCTAG CTTTGCTTGTGGTAGTATGTATCGCCGATGAAATAAACAGAAAGCCGGACGATGATGAAACAATCCGTTCAGACGATGTTTCCGCCAGAGTGGAACGTCGTTCAGGTAAAATCAAAGTTGTTCGTCTGAGCGACGACGAcagcgatgatgatgacgatgacgatgatgatgacgatgatgacgatgacgatgatgacgacgacgatgacgacgatgatgacgatgatgatttTAGTGACGACAACGAGGACTTGTTATCGTTTGAACTGGATGGAATCGAAGAAAAAGATGCAGACGGGAACGACGTGGGCAGACTGGAGAGCCATTCCGTGGACTCGTTCGACGACACTTTCTTTCAATTGTCTCAAGTAAAAAGCGACTCCTCCTTTCAAGGCCTCTCGACAGTTAATGTCAACATATCTGCTTATCTTGACGATCCTAAGGCTAATCTTGACGTCATGGTTTATCTGTTTCGTGAGGCCGGTAAGGTCAAGTTTGGCACTGAGGCATTTAATGTTCAAGCTGGAACAGTGAAGTTTAATATCCAG ATTAGCAACTGGAATTTCTGCAAAGAAACCGACTGCAGTGAGGGAAAAGCAGGGGAATACCTGGATCTCAAATTAAAAATCAAGAGCAAGGGAATACCCGAAGAGGTCGATGACGAAGACCGCAAGAAAGCCAATAAAGACGCTATTTGTCAGAGCAACGACAAGTCCGATAACGATGTAAATGACGCAAACGACGACAGTGATGATTGTCCCACCATATATGACATGGGAGGGAACTCTGAGATGCTGCTCAACAAAGGG ATCATGAATGACGACGAGTACACTGCCATGCCAACAGGATTCCCTAAAATGGAGATTGAAGATGGAGAAATGAAGTTCAAGTTCCGCATTCCTAAGTTCAACCAAAATTCTTTGATAGACCCGATTGTAACACCTGGTAAAAGCTCAAGTTCTTCAGCAGTAAACGCATTGTGGATGCAAATCAGTATTATTCTGTTGCTTCAGGTCGCCACTCTATATTTAGCTTATGCGAACTATTAG